One Entomomonas asaccharolytica DNA segment encodes these proteins:
- a CDS encoding 2-oxoglutarate dehydrogenase E1 component encodes MPESMMQQLWDSAYLSADNADYVDELYEQYLHDPNAVPEEWRTYFQKLPATSNGADVPHSPIRDYFVMLGKTQNRAQPVATASVSSDHEKKQVKVLRLIQMYRMQGHQAANLDPLGLWQRPVPVSLTLQDNELTEADLDTTFSCGDLFADKKEATLREIVEVLKATYCNTIGMECMHIVDTEQRRWLLRRFEHVKGRQQYSPDIKKHLLERLTAAEGLEKYLGNKYPGAKRFSLEGGDALIPMVDELIQRSGTYGVKEVVMSMAHRGRLNVLVNTLGKNPRELFDEFEGKKRAKVGVGDVKYHQGFSSNVMTQGGETHLALGFNPSHLEIGSPVMAGSVRARQDRRADTTGEAVLPITIHGDAAFAGQGVVMETFQMSQTRAYKTGGTVHIVINNQIGFTISRPDDARSTEYATEIAKMVQAPIFHVNGDDPEAVLFVTQMALDFRMQFHKDVVLDLFCYRRHGHNEADEPSGTQPLMYQAIAKHNTPRSLYADELVKQGVITEQEAQQRVDEYRDDLDNGRHVVRSLVKEPNKALFVDWTPYIGHEWNSYYDTTVDLKKLQDLATKMTSIPEGFVLQRQVKKIYEDREKMTAGALPINWGYAETLAYASLLAEGYPVRMTGQDIGRGTFSHRHAVLHSQKDDAVFVPLQHLFDGQPRMDIYDSFLSEEAVLAFEYGYASTTPNALVIWEAQFGDFANGAQVVIDQFISSGELKWERFSGVTMLLPHGYEGQGAEHSSARLERYLQLCSDQNIQVCVPTTPAQIFHLLRRQVVRPIRKPLVIMSPKSLLRHKLAISTLEELAEGSFKLIIPEVDDINPKKVDRLILCSGKVYYDLLEKRRAEGQDNIAIVRIEQLYPFPNESLDRIMATYPNLKRLVWCQEEPMNQGAWYCSQHNIRRAAAEYNPPLDLQYAGRDSSAAPACGYPSMHAEQQEKLLQDAFTV; translated from the coding sequence ATGCCCGAAAGCATGATGCAACAGTTGTGGGATAGCGCTTATTTATCTGCTGATAATGCAGACTATGTAGATGAGCTGTATGAACAATACCTGCATGATCCTAATGCAGTTCCTGAAGAATGGCGTACTTACTTCCAAAAGCTGCCTGCTACCTCAAATGGCGCAGATGTACCGCATTCTCCAATTCGTGATTACTTTGTAATGCTGGGTAAAACCCAAAACAGAGCACAACCTGTCGCTACTGCGAGTGTTTCTAGTGATCATGAGAAGAAGCAAGTAAAAGTACTGCGTTTAATTCAGATGTATCGTATGCAGGGACATCAGGCTGCTAATCTTGATCCTTTAGGTTTATGGCAACGTCCAGTACCAGTATCTTTAACTTTACAGGATAATGAGTTAACTGAAGCTGATTTAGATACTACTTTCTCTTGTGGTGATCTATTTGCTGATAAAAAAGAAGCAACGCTACGTGAAATTGTAGAAGTTTTAAAAGCCACCTATTGTAATACAATAGGTATGGAGTGTATGCATATTGTTGATACAGAACAGCGTCGTTGGTTATTACGCCGTTTTGAGCATGTTAAGGGCCGCCAACAATATTCACCAGACATTAAGAAGCATTTATTAGAACGTTTAACTGCTGCTGAAGGCTTAGAAAAATATTTAGGCAATAAATACCCAGGTGCAAAACGTTTTAGTTTAGAGGGTGGTGATGCCCTTATCCCGATGGTTGATGAATTAATTCAACGCTCAGGTACTTACGGTGTGAAAGAAGTTGTGATGTCAATGGCACACCGTGGACGTCTAAATGTGTTAGTGAATACCTTAGGTAAAAATCCACGTGAATTATTCGATGAATTCGAAGGTAAGAAGCGTGCTAAAGTTGGAGTAGGCGACGTTAAATACCACCAAGGTTTTTCTTCCAATGTAATGACTCAAGGTGGCGAAACACATTTAGCATTAGGTTTTAACCCATCACATTTAGAGATTGGTTCTCCTGTAATGGCTGGTTCAGTACGTGCCCGTCAAGACCGACGAGCAGATACTACTGGTGAGGCAGTATTACCTATTACTATTCATGGTGACGCTGCTTTTGCTGGGCAGGGTGTGGTAATGGAAACATTCCAAATGTCACAAACCCGTGCTTACAAAACAGGTGGTACAGTACATATTGTGATCAATAACCAAATTGGTTTTACTATTAGCCGCCCTGATGATGCACGTTCGACAGAATATGCAACTGAAATCGCCAAAATGGTACAAGCGCCAATTTTCCATGTAAATGGTGATGATCCTGAAGCTGTGCTATTTGTTACGCAAATGGCGTTAGATTTCCGTATGCAATTCCATAAAGATGTGGTGCTAGATTTATTCTGTTATCGCCGTCATGGTCATAATGAAGCTGATGAGCCTAGTGGTACTCAACCACTGATGTATCAAGCTATTGCTAAACATAATACACCTCGTAGTTTATATGCTGATGAATTAGTAAAACAAGGTGTAATTACCGAGCAAGAAGCACAGCAAAGAGTGGATGAATACCGTGATGACTTAGATAATGGTCGTCATGTGGTAAGAAGTTTAGTAAAAGAACCTAATAAAGCATTATTTGTAGATTGGACACCTTATATTGGTCATGAATGGAACTCTTATTATGACACTACTGTAGATCTTAAAAAGCTACAAGATCTAGCTACAAAGATGACCTCTATTCCAGAAGGTTTCGTGTTACAGCGTCAAGTAAAAAAGATCTATGAAGATCGTGAAAAAATGACGGCAGGCGCTTTACCTATTAATTGGGGTTATGCAGAAACTTTAGCCTATGCGAGTTTATTAGCAGAAGGTTATCCAGTACGTATGACAGGCCAAGATATTGGTCGAGGTACTTTCTCTCATCGTCATGCTGTCTTACACAGTCAAAAAGATGATGCCGTTTTTGTTCCTTTACAGCATTTATTTGATGGTCAGCCAAGAATGGATATTTATGATTCATTCCTATCTGAAGAAGCCGTGCTAGCCTTTGAATATGGTTATGCTTCAACTACACCTAATGCGTTAGTGATTTGGGAAGCCCAATTTGGTGATTTTGCTAATGGTGCTCAAGTAGTAATTGACCAATTTATCAGCAGTGGTGAGCTTAAGTGGGAACGTTTTAGTGGCGTTACCATGTTATTGCCACATGGCTATGAAGGGCAAGGTGCAGAGCATTCTTCAGCCCGTTTAGAACGTTACCTACAACTTTGTTCAGATCAGAATATTCAAGTGTGTGTACCTACTACACCCGCACAGATATTCCATTTATTACGTCGTCAAGTGGTACGTCCAATTCGTAAGCCATTAGTGATAATGAGTCCTAAGTCTTTATTACGTCATAAACTAGCCATTTCTACTTTAGAAGAATTGGCAGAGGGATCATTTAAACTTATTATCCCCGAAGTGGACGATATCAATCCTAAGAAAGTAGATCGCCTTATTTTATGTAGTGGTAAAGTGTATTACGATCTATTGGAAAAACGTCGTGCAGAAGGACAAGATAATATTGCTATTGTTCGTATAGAACAACTCTATCCATTCCCTAACGAAAGTTTAGATAGAATTATGGCGACCTATCCAAATCTAAAACGTTTAGTGTGGTGTCAGGAAGAACCTATGAATCAAGGTGCATGGTATTGCAGTCAGCACAATATTCGTCGTGCAGCAGCCGAATACAATCCACCCCTAGATTTACAATATGCTGGCCGTGATAGTTCTGCGGCGCCTGCGTGTGGCTATCCATCAATGCATGCTGAACAGCAAGAGAAATTATTACAAGACGCATTTACTGTTTAA
- the secD gene encoding protein translocase subunit SecD, translating into MLNKYPLWKYILILVVLAIGLLYSAPNLYPDDPAVQITGSNVNLVVDDATVTRVKQVLTDAKIETKSVAIEKEAVLIRLTKLASQLPAKAALQKALGDDYVVALNLAPTTPAWLTNIGARPMKLGLDLSGGVHFLLEVDMDRAIKTRLNMYDGEIRNLLREERIRYRSVPSKDSSIQFSFADEATAAKAEALITTKFNQFNITTATEEGAQILKLVMSPSIISDLSEYAVSQNLQTVRNRVNELGVAEPIVQQQGANRIVVELPGVQDTAEAKRILGKTANLEFRLAAKPDDPAISTEQFDFEGRTVALERSLIITGDQVSSAKVGFDQRNNQPQVEIELDGHGGDLMFKATQGNVGRSMAVIFIEQRPITHYVKEEGSDKEKAVQAYVEDRKIISLATIRDVLSSRFVISGSKSTKEASELALLLRAGGLAAPMHFVEERTLGPSLGEENIKMGINSTIWAMILIAIFMVIIYKFFGIIATVALAFNLVLLTGLLSIIGATLTLPGIAGIVLTLGMAIDANVLIYSRIREELNNGLSVQRAIHEGFDRAYTAIIDSNLTTLLVGAILFQMGTGPIKGFAVTLSLGIITSLFTAVMVTRGIVNLLFGGRNVKKLWI; encoded by the coding sequence ATGCTTAACAAATATCCTTTATGGAAATATATCTTAATCTTAGTTGTGTTGGCTATAGGGCTACTATATTCAGCACCTAATCTGTATCCTGATGATCCTGCTGTTCAAATTACAGGTAGCAATGTAAATTTAGTAGTTGATGATGCTACTGTAACGAGAGTTAAACAGGTTTTAACAGATGCTAAGATTGAAACAAAATCAGTAGCTATTGAAAAAGAAGCTGTTTTAATTAGATTAACCAAATTAGCAAGTCAATTACCTGCGAAAGCTGCTTTACAAAAAGCACTAGGTGATGATTATGTAGTGGCTTTAAATTTAGCACCTACTACACCAGCATGGTTAACTAATATAGGTGCACGTCCTATGAAGTTAGGGCTTGATCTATCAGGCGGTGTTCACTTCTTACTTGAAGTGGATATGGATAGAGCCATAAAAACGCGCCTTAATATGTACGATGGCGAAATCAGAAATCTGTTACGTGAAGAGCGTATTCGTTATCGTAGTGTTCCAAGTAAAGACAGCAGTATTCAATTTAGCTTTGCTGATGAAGCAACAGCTGCTAAGGCTGAAGCGTTAATTACAACTAAATTTAATCAATTTAATATAACGACTGCTACTGAAGAGGGTGCTCAAATACTTAAATTAGTCATGTCACCTAGTATTATTTCTGATTTATCAGAGTATGCCGTTTCCCAAAACTTACAAACCGTACGTAATCGTGTTAACGAGTTAGGTGTGGCAGAGCCTATTGTCCAGCAGCAAGGCGCTAATCGTATTGTGGTAGAACTACCAGGTGTGCAAGATACTGCTGAAGCAAAACGTATTTTGGGTAAAACCGCTAACTTAGAGTTTCGTTTAGCAGCTAAGCCTGATGATCCTGCCATTTCAACTGAGCAGTTTGATTTTGAAGGCCGAACGGTTGCTTTAGAGCGTTCATTAATTATTACAGGCGATCAAGTTTCTAGTGCTAAAGTAGGTTTTGATCAACGTAATAATCAACCGCAAGTAGAAATTGAACTAGATGGTCATGGTGGCGATTTAATGTTCAAAGCGACGCAAGGTAATGTTGGTCGTAGCATGGCTGTAATCTTTATTGAACAACGCCCAATTACTCACTATGTGAAAGAAGAGGGAAGTGATAAAGAGAAAGCTGTACAGGCTTATGTAGAAGATAGAAAAATTATTAGCCTAGCAACTATTCGTGATGTGTTAAGCAGTCGTTTTGTAATTTCTGGTTCTAAATCGACGAAAGAAGCTTCAGAGTTAGCCTTATTATTAAGAGCTGGTGGTTTAGCAGCCCCTATGCACTTTGTGGAAGAACGTACACTAGGCCCAAGCTTAGGTGAAGAAAATATCAAAATGGGTATTAATTCAACAATTTGGGCAATGATCTTAATTGCTATTTTTATGGTCATTATCTATAAGTTCTTTGGCATAATTGCTACAGTAGCTTTAGCATTTAACTTAGTACTATTAACAGGCTTATTGTCAATTATTGGCGCAACACTTACCCTGCCAGGTATTGCGGGTATTGTATTAACCTTGGGTATGGCGATTGATGCTAACGTTTTGATTTATTCTCGTATTCGAGAAGAGTTAAATAATGGTTTATCCGTCCAAAGAGCAATTCATGAAGGATTTGACCGCGCCTATACAGCGATTATTGATAGTAACTTAACAACTTTGTTAGTGGGTGCTATCTTATTCCAAATGGGTACAGGGCCAATTAAAGGCTTTGCGGTAACACTTTCACTCGGTATTATTACCTCCTTATTCACAGCTGTAATGGTTACACGTGGTATTGTAAACTTGCTGTTTGGTGGTCGTAATGTTAAGAAATTGTGGATATAA
- the tgt gene encoding tRNA guanosine(34) transglycosylase Tgt has protein sequence MQFELLATEGKARRGRLTFPRGTVETPAFMPVGTYGTVKGMLPRDIKEIGAEIILGNTFHLWLRPGTEIIQKHGDLHDFIQWDKPILTDSGGFQVFSLGALRKIKEEGVTFSSPIDGAKVFMGPEESMQVQRTLGSDVVMIFDECTPYPADFETAKQSMELSLRWAKRSKIAHADNPAALFGIIQGGMHQDLRMRSLEGLSEIDFDGLAIGGLSVGEPKEEMIRVLDFLPPQMPADKPRYLMGVGKPEDLVEGVRRGIDMFDCVMPTRNARNGHLFVDTGVVRIRNSVHKHDTTALDATCDCYTCQNFSKSYLHHLDKCGEMLGAMLNSIHNLRFYQKLMNDLRNAILQGKLAAFVDEFYSKRGLVTPPLN, from the coding sequence ATGCAGTTTGAATTATTAGCAACAGAGGGTAAAGCCAGACGTGGTCGTTTAACTTTTCCTCGAGGAACAGTGGAAACACCTGCATTTATGCCAGTAGGTACTTATGGCACAGTAAAGGGAATGTTACCGAGAGATATTAAAGAGATTGGTGCTGAAATTATTTTAGGTAATACCTTTCATCTTTGGTTAAGACCAGGTACTGAAATTATTCAAAAGCATGGTGATCTCCATGATTTTATTCAATGGGATAAACCTATTTTAACTGACTCAGGTGGTTTTCAGGTATTTAGCTTAGGTGCTTTACGCAAAATTAAGGAAGAGGGTGTTACGTTCTCTTCACCTATTGATGGCGCTAAAGTATTTATGGGGCCAGAAGAATCGATGCAAGTGCAACGAACACTAGGTTCTGATGTGGTAATGATCTTTGATGAGTGTACCCCTTATCCAGCAGATTTTGAAACTGCTAAACAATCTATGGAGCTTTCCTTACGTTGGGCTAAACGTTCGAAAATAGCCCATGCGGATAATCCAGCAGCCTTATTTGGCATTATTCAAGGTGGTATGCATCAAGACCTTAGAATGAGGTCGTTAGAAGGTTTATCTGAAATAGACTTTGATGGTTTAGCTATTGGTGGTCTCTCGGTTGGTGAACCTAAAGAAGAAATGATTAGGGTGTTAGATTTTTTACCTCCACAAATGCCAGCTGATAAGCCGCGTTATTTAATGGGCGTTGGTAAGCCTGAAGATTTAGTAGAGGGGGTAAGACGGGGCATAGATATGTTTGATTGTGTAATGCCTACCCGTAATGCACGCAATGGCCATTTATTTGTGGATACTGGAGTAGTCAGGATTCGAAACTCTGTTCACAAACATGATACGACAGCACTGGATGCTACATGTGATTGTTATACTTGTCAGAATTTCTCTAAATCTTATTTACATCATTTAGATAAATGTGGCGAAATGCTAGGCGCCATGTTAAATAGTATTCATAACTTACGATTTTATCAAAAGTTAATGAATGATTTGCGTAATGCCATTTTACAAGGTAAATTGGCAGCTTTTGTAGATGAATTTTATAGTAAGCGTGGATTAGTTACGCCACCTTTAAATTAA
- a CDS encoding succinate dehydrogenase iron-sulfur subunit: MLSVSVYRYNPDQDKVPSMKTYQINTGGKDLMVLDVLELVKEQDESFSYRRSCREGVCGSDGMNINGKNGLACITPLSEVVKAGEQLVIRPLPGLPVIRDLIVDMNIFYKQYEKVEPYLQNDTPAPAIERLQSIEERDKLDGLYECILCACCSTSCPSFWWNPDKFLGPSALLQAYRFLADSRDTYTEKRLAMMDDPFSVFRCRSIMNCVHVCPKNLNPTQAIGHIRSMLLQSGT; encoded by the coding sequence ATGCTCTCAGTAAGTGTATATCGCTATAATCCTGATCAAGATAAAGTACCTAGTATGAAGACTTACCAGATCAATACAGGTGGTAAGGATTTGATGGTACTTGATGTGCTTGAGCTTGTAAAAGAACAAGATGAAAGTTTTTCATATCGTCGTTCATGCCGCGAAGGTGTTTGTGGTTCAGATGGTATGAATATTAATGGGAAAAATGGTTTAGCTTGTATTACTCCTTTATCAGAAGTGGTAAAAGCAGGTGAACAATTAGTTATTAGACCATTACCAGGTTTACCTGTTATTCGTGACTTGATTGTAGATATGAATATTTTCTACAAACAATATGAAAAAGTTGAGCCTTATTTACAAAATGATACACCAGCTCCAGCTATTGAACGTCTTCAGAGTATCGAAGAACGTGATAAGTTAGATGGTTTATATGAGTGTATTCTTTGTGCATGTTGTTCAACTTCATGTCCTTCATTTTGGTGGAATCCTGATAAGTTCTTAGGTCCATCTGCTTTATTGCAGGCGTATCGTTTCTTGGCAGATAGTCGTGATACCTATACCGAAAAACGTTTAGCAATGATGGATGATCCTTTCAGTGTGTTCCGTTGTCGGAGTATTATGAACTGTGTTCATGTTTGCCCCAAAAACTTGAACCCCACACAAGCGATAGGACATATCCGCAGTATGTTGTTACAAAGCGGAACTTAA
- the sdhC gene encoding succinate dehydrogenase, cytochrome b556 subunit, translating into MNSQRPVNLDLRTIKLPITAYASILHRISGVILFVSLVIALFLLDRSLSGPEGFATVKSWMSNFFVKFIVWGMFSALIYHLVAGIRHLIMDLGIGESLEGGRFGAKVVLIVSVILIVIAGVWIVW; encoded by the coding sequence GTGAATAGCCAACGACCCGTAAATCTCGATCTTCGGACTATCAAGCTACCTATCACAGCTTATGCGTCCATTCTTCACCGTATTTCTGGTGTTATCCTTTTTGTTTCACTTGTTATCGCGCTTTTCTTACTAGATAGATCACTATCTGGACCAGAAGGCTTTGCCACAGTTAAATCGTGGATGTCTAACTTTTTTGTGAAGTTTATCGTATGGGGTATGTTCTCTGCGTTAATTTATCACTTAGTTGCGGGCATTCGCCATTTGATTATGGATTTAGGTATTGGTGAATCGCTTGAGGGTGGCCGTTTCGGTGCTAAAGTAGTATTAATCGTTTCAGTAATCCTTATTGTGATTGCAGGAGTGTGGATAGTATGGTAA
- the secF gene encoding protein translocase subunit SecF, with protein MIKSTIHFMKIRNVAFAITVLITVIGLVSLFHKGLNLGLDFTGGTSIELLYEKPADLEKIRLELTTVEPGQEQKFDDAIVQSFGSTNSVLIRLKNDEADVGNLVAAKLHRIDPDNKFELISAETVGAQVGKELLDKGGIACLLALAGILIYLAFRFQWKFGLGAIASLFHDLVVTLGVIAFFQIPVDLTVFAAILAMIGYSLNDTIIIYDRIRENFRVLRKADIIENIDVSVTQTLLRTIATSTSTAMALIALLIFGGPSLGGFALVMLIGVFVGTYSSIYIAGPVLVWLKLTREDLLPPPSSQELKEQHP; from the coding sequence ATGATTAAGTCCACTATTCATTTTATGAAAATCCGTAATGTAGCCTTTGCTATTACGGTACTGATTACGGTTATAGGTTTAGTCAGCCTATTTCATAAGGGTTTAAATCTTGGTTTAGATTTTACAGGGGGTACTTCTATTGAGTTACTCTATGAAAAGCCAGCTGATTTAGAAAAGATACGTTTAGAATTAACCACAGTAGAGCCAGGGCAAGAGCAAAAATTTGATGATGCAATTGTACAAAGCTTTGGTTCTACTAATAGTGTTTTAATTCGCTTAAAAAATGATGAAGCCGATGTTGGTAATTTAGTAGCTGCTAAACTACATCGTATTGATCCTGATAATAAATTTGAGCTAATTAGTGCTGAAACTGTAGGAGCGCAAGTTGGTAAAGAATTATTAGATAAGGGTGGGATTGCCTGTTTATTAGCATTAGCAGGTATCCTGATTTATTTAGCATTTCGTTTCCAATGGAAATTTGGTTTGGGGGCGATTGCTTCATTATTCCATGACTTAGTAGTAACCCTCGGGGTTATCGCGTTTTTCCAAATACCTGTTGATTTAACAGTGTTTGCGGCCATATTAGCGATGATCGGTTATTCGTTAAATGATACAATCATTATTTATGACCGTATTCGTGAGAATTTCCGTGTCTTACGTAAAGCAGATATTATTGAAAATATTGATGTTTCTGTTACACAGACTTTGCTAAGAACTATCGCAACTTCAACCTCAACAGCGATGGCATTAATTGCCTTGTTAATCTTTGGTGGTCCTTCGTTAGGTGGCTTTGCATTGGTTATGTTAATCGGTGTATTTGTTGGTACATATTCTTCTATTTATATTGCAGGTCCAGTATTAGTTTGGTTAAAACTAACGCGTGAGGATTTGCTACCACCACCTAGCTCCCAAGAGTTAAAAGAGCAGCATCCTTAA
- the sdhA gene encoding succinate dehydrogenase flavoprotein subunit — MSTIRALSFDAIVVGGGGAGMRAGLQLASSGYKTAVVTKVFPTRSHTVSAQGGITCAIASADPNDDWRWHMYDTVKGSDYIGDQDAIEYMCSVGPEAVFELDHMGLPFSRTETGRIYQRPFGGQSKNFGEGGQAARTCAAADRTGHALLHTLYQNNLKNKTTFLTEWYAVDLVKNQDNAVVGIIAICLETGETVYIRSKAVVLATGGAGRIYASTTNAHINTGDGVGMALRAGVPVQDIEMWQFHPTGIYGAGVLVTEGCRGEGGYLINKDGERFMERYAPNAKDLAGRDVVARSMVKEILAGNGVGPNKDHVLLKLDHLGEDVLHSRLPGICELSKTFAHVDPVTAPIPVVPTCHYMMGGIATNIHGQALTQDANGNDVVVEGLYAVGEVACVSVHGANRLGGNSLLDLVVFGRATGLYLEKALKEGIEYRAASQTDIEAASKRLISLNERVEGEEVAPLKRELQNCMQNYFGVFRTGEYMEKGIKELATLRERIEHVKITDKSMAFNTARMEALELQNLLEVAEATAIAANVRTESRGAHAREDYEERDDTNWLCHTLYFPGEKRVSKRAVNFAPKTVPAFEPKKRVY, encoded by the coding sequence ATGTCTACTATACGAGCTCTTTCTTTTGATGCTATTGTTGTCGGTGGTGGCGGTGCAGGTATGCGCGCCGGTTTACAATTAGCTAGTTCTGGTTATAAAACAGCAGTTGTGACTAAAGTGTTCCCAACTCGCTCTCATACCGTATCAGCACAAGGTGGTATTACCTGTGCAATTGCTTCTGCTGACCCTAATGATGATTGGCGTTGGCACATGTATGATACCGTAAAAGGTTCTGACTATATCGGTGACCAAGATGCTATTGAATATATGTGTTCAGTAGGTCCTGAAGCTGTATTTGAATTAGACCACATGGGTTTACCTTTCTCACGTACTGAGACAGGTCGTATTTATCAACGTCCTTTTGGTGGTCAATCTAAAAACTTTGGTGAAGGTGGTCAAGCAGCACGTACTTGTGCAGCAGCAGACCGTACAGGCCATGCATTATTACATACTCTTTATCAAAATAACTTAAAAAATAAAACGACTTTCTTAACAGAATGGTATGCCGTTGATTTAGTAAAAAATCAAGATAATGCTGTAGTCGGTATTATTGCTATCTGTTTAGAAACGGGCGAAACGGTTTATATTCGTTCTAAAGCAGTAGTATTAGCTACTGGTGGTGCAGGTCGTATTTACGCTTCTACCACAAATGCTCACATCAATACAGGTGATGGTGTTGGTATGGCATTACGTGCAGGCGTACCTGTACAAGACATTGAAATGTGGCAATTCCACCCAACAGGCATTTATGGTGCTGGTGTACTAGTAACTGAAGGATGCCGTGGTGAAGGTGGTTATCTAATTAATAAAGATGGCGAGCGTTTTATGGAACGTTACGCACCTAATGCTAAAGACTTAGCAGGTCGTGACGTAGTTGCTCGTTCTATGGTTAAAGAAATTTTAGCAGGTAATGGTGTTGGTCCTAATAAAGATCACGTTTTATTAAAACTAGATCACTTAGGTGAAGATGTTTTACATAGCCGTTTACCTGGTATTTGTGAGCTTTCTAAAACGTTTGCTCACGTTGATCCAGTAACTGCACCAATTCCTGTAGTTCCAACTTGCCACTATATGATGGGTGGTATTGCAACTAACATTCATGGTCAAGCATTAACCCAAGATGCAAATGGCAATGATGTAGTTGTTGAAGGTTTATATGCAGTAGGTGAAGTGGCTTGTGTATCCGTACATGGTGCTAATCGTTTAGGTGGTAACTCATTACTTGACCTAGTTGTGTTTGGTCGTGCTACAGGTCTTTACCTTGAGAAAGCATTAAAAGAAGGTATTGAATACCGTGCAGCTAGTCAAACTGATATTGAAGCAGCTAGTAAGCGTTTGATTTCATTAAATGAGCGTGTTGAAGGTGAAGAAGTAGCACCATTAAAACGTGAGCTACAAAACTGCATGCAAAACTATTTTGGTGTATTCCGTACTGGCGAATACATGGAAAAAGGTATTAAAGAGCTTGCTACTTTACGTGAACGTATTGAACATGTGAAAATCACAGATAAGAGCATGGCATTTAATACTGCACGAATGGAAGCACTTGAGTTACAAAACTTATTGGAAGTTGCAGAAGCTACAGCAATTGCTGCTAACGTTCGTACAGAATCTCGTGGGGCTCATGCTCGTGAAGATTATGAGGAGCGTGATGATACTAACTGGTTATGTCATACACTTTATTTCCCTGGGGAAAAACGTGTAAGCAAGCGAGCAGTGAACTTTGCTCCTAAGACTGTACCAGCTTTTGAACCTAAAAAACGTGTTTATTAA
- the yajC gene encoding preprotein translocase subunit YajC, with protein sequence MSFFISSAYAQQAAATGAAGDPNGIFTWVFLGGFIVIFYFMILRPQMKRGKEHRNLLSALQKGDEVLTTGGIAGRIVKVSDEFIVLAVSDNVQLKFQKSAIAATLPKGTLKAIDE encoded by the coding sequence ATGAGTTTTTTTATTTCCTCTGCTTATGCTCAACAAGCAGCAGCAACGGGTGCAGCAGGTGATCCTAACGGTATTTTTACATGGGTATTCCTAGGCGGTTTTATCGTTATTTTTTACTTTATGATTCTACGTCCGCAAATGAAACGTGGTAAAGAGCACCGTAATTTATTAAGTGCTTTGCAAAAAGGTGATGAAGTGCTTACCACAGGTGGTATTGCAGGTAGAATAGTAAAAGTATCTGATGAATTTATCGTATTAGCTGTATCAGATAATGTACAATTAAAATTTCAAAAATCAGCAATTGCTGCAACCTTACCCAAAGGTACTTTAAAAGCAATTGATGAATAA
- the sdhD gene encoding succinate dehydrogenase, hydrophobic membrane anchor protein: MVTNVTNFSRSGLFDWMAQRVSAVVLATYFIFLVAFVICNPNLEYSQWYGLFHNKWMRTYSLLALLCLSIHAWVGMWTITTDYLTRMALGKWATGVRFLVQALCGMLMFVIFVWGIQILWGV, translated from the coding sequence ATGGTAACTAATGTCACAAATTTTTCACGCTCAGGCTTATTTGATTGGATGGCACAGCGTGTATCAGCTGTTGTTCTAGCAACATACTTTATTTTTTTAGTAGCTTTTGTTATTTGTAACCCTAATCTTGAGTACTCTCAATGGTATGGACTTTTTCATAATAAATGGATGCGTACCTATAGTTTATTAGCATTACTTTGTTTAAGTATTCATGCTTGGGTAGGTATGTGGACAATCACTACAGACTATTTAACACGTATGGCATTAGGTAAGTGGGCAACAGGTGTTCGCTTCTTAGTACAAGCGCTATGCGGTATGTTAATGTTTGTGATTTTTGTCTGGGGTATACAGATTCTTTGGGGTGTTTAA